The Streptomyces europaeiscabiei genome window below encodes:
- a CDS encoding DUF456 domain-containing protein, with translation MGAWELLLVAVVLLLGLCGVLVPGVPGSWLVWAGVMWWALEDPRPVAWWVLVGATVVLLVSWAVRWSLPPRRLTESGATPRMGVYAGSGAFLGFVLLPVLGTIPGFVAGIYLSERLRLGRHDAAKDATRRAMRSGGSSVLAELFACLLVAGAWVGVVFGG, from the coding sequence ATGGGAGCGTGGGAACTCCTGCTGGTCGCGGTGGTGCTGCTGCTCGGCCTGTGCGGAGTGCTGGTGCCCGGCGTACCGGGGTCCTGGCTGGTGTGGGCCGGGGTCATGTGGTGGGCTCTGGAGGACCCACGGCCCGTCGCCTGGTGGGTGCTGGTGGGCGCCACCGTCGTGCTGCTCGTGTCCTGGGCGGTCCGCTGGAGCCTGCCGCCCCGGCGCCTGACGGAGAGCGGCGCAACCCCCCGAATGGGCGTGTACGCCGGTTCCGGCGCCTTCCTCGGTTTCGTCCTCCTCCCCGTGCTCGGCACGATCCCCGGCTTCGTCGCCGGCATCTACCTCTCCGAGCGGCTCCGCCTGGGCCGCCACGACGCGGCGAAGGACGCCACACGCAGGGCGATGCGCTCGGGCGGGTCGAGCGTCCTGGCGGAGCTCTTCGCGTGCCTGCTGGTGGCGGGGGCGTGGGTGGGCGTCGTGTTCGGGGGCTGA
- a CDS encoding methylated-DNA--[protein]-cysteine S-methyltransferase, which translates to MSTEQGTYYTVVDSPAGQLLLTADEFGALTSLSVPEQKGGRVPLPGWLRDPAPFRAAEEQLAAYFAGELKEFQLELRGEGTDFRRRVWAALDEVPYGATTTYGAIAARIGAPRAAVRAVGGAIGANPLLILRPCHRVIGANGTLTGYAGGLDRKRLLLGLEGVL; encoded by the coding sequence GTGAGCACCGAGCAAGGCACGTACTACACCGTCGTGGACAGCCCCGCCGGGCAACTCCTCCTCACCGCGGACGAGTTCGGCGCCCTCACCTCCCTCTCCGTGCCGGAGCAGAAGGGCGGTCGGGTGCCGCTGCCGGGCTGGCTGCGCGACCCGGCGCCGTTCCGCGCGGCAGAGGAACAGCTCGCCGCCTACTTCGCCGGTGAACTCAAGGAGTTCCAGCTGGAGTTGCGCGGCGAGGGCACCGACTTCCGGCGACGGGTCTGGGCCGCGCTCGACGAGGTCCCGTACGGCGCGACCACCACCTACGGAGCCATCGCCGCCCGCATCGGGGCGCCCAGGGCCGCCGTCCGGGCCGTCGGCGGCGCGATCGGCGCGAACCCCCTCCTCATCCTCCGTCCCTGCCACCGGGTGATCGGCGCGAACGGCACCCTCACGGGCTACGCGGGCGGTCTCGACCGCAAGCGCCTCCTCCTCGGTCTGGAGGGCGTGCTGTAG
- a CDS encoding ATP-binding protein, translated as MKRQARGGGPVVTGASSAEVVEEAADDSTDRAGAGQLKRRLGRADLKAVPEARRALRELLRQWGRPERSEIAELLTSELVTNALVHTDHDAVLTATVSPRGLHVEVRDFVGRRPRPRVPNADDSTHGRGLFLVQALADTWGVRAHGVGKAVWFDLDGGLTQ; from the coding sequence ATGAAGAGGCAGGCACGAGGAGGCGGTCCCGTGGTGACAGGGGCCTCCTCGGCAGAGGTGGTGGAGGAAGCAGCCGACGACTCGACGGACAGGGCCGGCGCCGGACAGCTGAAACGCAGACTGGGCCGGGCGGACCTGAAGGCGGTGCCCGAGGCGCGCAGGGCCCTGCGGGAGCTGCTGCGGCAATGGGGGAGGCCGGAAAGATCGGAGATTGCGGAACTGCTGACGAGCGAGCTGGTCACCAACGCGCTCGTCCACACCGACCACGACGCGGTGCTGACCGCCACCGTCTCACCGCGCGGACTCCACGTGGAGGTCCGGGACTTCGTGGGGCGCAGGCCCCGACCCAGGGTGCCGAACGCCGACGACAGCACGCATGGACGCGGTCTCTTCCTCGTCCAGGCTCTCGCCGACACCTGGGGGGTACGGGCGCACGGGGTGGGCAAGGCGGTGTGGTTCGACCTCGACGGCGGACTGACGCAGTGA
- a CDS encoding protein phosphatase 2C domain-containing protein, whose amino-acid sequence MPSSSPGSAAEPSDARPPTRLDLPTLQAQEVTLVTGTQRVRVEYVGSGPPTYDAEPTALPPADPEDLGDLVADTVLDGARYGACTLRAASLRGDSARYRGEPRRDALLTARFGLGEQALVLVAMATGARATPGAHRAAAEACRWIGRAVGLSHARLVEDIRAARRGDLKSGLHRLTDRSLGRLRASAAEQGLDPEEYTASLRCLLIPADPRCRTRVFFGVGAGGLFRLRDGDWQDIEPRVADTAGAPVLGFGSLPHETPDGDRLTMDLGITTPPSPYEPASAPPREPFRFRASVAREEDVLLLCTGGLAEPLRGEAPLAEYLAARWGAAEPPGLAAFLADAQVRVKGYTDDRTAAAVWEA is encoded by the coding sequence ATGCCGTCCTCGTCTCCCGGCTCGGCCGCCGAACCGTCCGACGCCCGGCCCCCCACCCGTCTCGACCTGCCCACCCTCCAGGCACAGGAGGTCACCCTGGTCACCGGGACTCAGCGGGTGCGGGTCGAGTACGTGGGGTCCGGGCCGCCCACGTACGACGCGGAGCCGACCGCGCTGCCGCCGGCGGATCCGGAGGATCTGGGGGATCTGGTCGCGGACACGGTGCTGGACGGCGCGCGCTACGGGGCGTGCACGCTGCGCGCCGCGTCGTTGCGCGGCGACTCGGCGCGCTACCGGGGCGAGCCGCGGCGGGACGCACTCCTGACCGCCCGTTTCGGCCTGGGGGAGCAGGCGCTCGTACTGGTGGCCATGGCGACCGGTGCCCGGGCCACGCCGGGTGCGCACCGCGCGGCGGCGGAGGCGTGCCGGTGGATCGGGCGGGCCGTCGGGCTCAGCCACGCACGGCTGGTGGAGGACATCCGCGCGGCCCGGCGCGGCGACCTCAAGTCCGGGCTGCACCGGCTCACCGACCGCAGCCTCGGCAGACTGCGCGCCAGCGCGGCCGAGCAGGGGCTCGACCCGGAGGAGTACACGGCGAGCCTGCGCTGTCTGTTGATCCCGGCCGACCCCCGGTGCCGTACGCGGGTGTTCTTCGGGGTCGGCGCCGGCGGGCTGTTCCGGCTGCGGGACGGGGACTGGCAGGACATAGAGCCCCGGGTCGCCGACACGGCGGGCGCGCCGGTGCTCGGCTTCGGCTCGCTGCCGCACGAGACCCCCGACGGCGACCGCCTCACCATGGACCTCGGCATCACGACACCCCCGAGCCCGTACGAACCTGCCTCCGCCCCACCCCGTGAACCCTTCCGCTTCCGTGCCTCCGTGGCCCGGGAGGAGGACGTTCTGCTCCTGTGCACCGGCGGGTTGGCCGAACCGCTGCGCGGGGAGGCGCCGCTCGCCGAGTATCTGGCGGCGCGCTGGGGAGCCGCCGAGCCACCCGGCCTCGCCGCGTTCCTCGCCGACGCCCAGGTCAGGGTCAAGGGGTACACGGACGACCGTACGGCCGCCGCCGTGTGGGAGGCCTGA
- a CDS encoding CBU_0592 family membrane protein encodes MTWAEGLVAAIGWGGAGLLLTAYAMASTERISAGGRAFQLLNLFGAAALTVNSGYHQAWPSALLNTAWIGIGLVALTRRPPLVP; translated from the coding sequence GTGACCTGGGCCGAGGGGCTCGTCGCCGCCATCGGCTGGGGCGGAGCAGGGCTGTTGCTCACCGCGTACGCGATGGCGTCGACCGAACGGATCTCCGCCGGGGGCCGCGCCTTCCAGCTGCTGAACCTGTTCGGAGCCGCCGCCCTGACCGTCAATTCCGGATACCACCAGGCCTGGCCCTCCGCCCTGCTCAACACCGCCTGGATCGGCATCGGCCTGGTCGCTCTCACCCGCCGCCCGCCCTTGGTCCCGTAG
- a CDS encoding DUF2637 domain-containing protein, whose translation MRLTDISLNWLLPGAVLLLGMLAAVAVLARGKRSGEHAKTEDSWERSEERRRRKEALYATASYILLFCCAAVAAALSFRGLVGFGEQNLGLSNGWQYLVPFGLDGAAMFCSVLAVREASHGDAALGSRILVWTFAGAAAWFNWVHAPRGLGHDGAPQFFAGMSMSAAVLFDRALKQTRRAALREQGLVPRPLPQIRIVRWLRAPRETYKAWSLMLLEGVRSLDEAVDEVREDKRIKEETRTRKREQERLERAHLKAISRGHRGLPGRGGGGGGGRQVDTTVERVPAAQVASEPAISTPEQLPVRSRPSLQPVRNGADKSLTVDLTAEDDTMALPRLDSLERKLKDLEQQFG comes from the coding sequence ATGAGATTGACCGACATATCGCTGAACTGGCTGCTTCCGGGCGCCGTACTGCTCCTGGGCATGCTGGCGGCGGTTGCGGTGCTCGCGCGCGGCAAGCGCTCCGGGGAGCACGCGAAGACCGAGGATTCGTGGGAACGCAGCGAGGAGCGCCGCAGGCGCAAGGAGGCCCTCTACGCCACGGCCTCCTACATCCTCCTCTTCTGCTGTGCCGCGGTCGCAGCCGCGCTCTCCTTCCGCGGCCTGGTCGGCTTCGGCGAGCAGAACCTGGGCCTCTCCAACGGGTGGCAGTACCTGGTTCCGTTCGGCCTGGACGGCGCCGCCATGTTCTGCTCGGTACTCGCCGTGCGCGAGGCCAGCCACGGTGACGCGGCCCTCGGCTCACGGATACTCGTCTGGACGTTCGCCGGTGCGGCGGCCTGGTTCAACTGGGTGCACGCTCCCAGGGGCCTCGGCCACGACGGCGCCCCGCAGTTCTTCGCAGGCATGTCCATGTCCGCGGCGGTGCTCTTCGACCGCGCGCTCAAGCAGACCCGCCGGGCCGCGCTGCGCGAGCAGGGCCTGGTGCCGCGTCCGCTGCCGCAGATCCGTATCGTCCGCTGGCTGCGGGCCCCGCGCGAGACGTACAAGGCCTGGTCGCTGATGCTCCTGGAGGGCGTGCGCAGCCTGGACGAGGCCGTGGACGAGGTGCGCGAGGACAAGCGGATCAAGGAAGAGACCCGGACGCGCAAGCGGGAGCAGGAGCGTCTGGAGCGCGCCCACCTCAAGGCGATCAGCCGGGGCCACCGGGGTCTGCCCGGCCGGGGCGGCGGCGGTGGCGGCGGGCGCCAGGTGGACACCACCGTGGAGCGCGTGCCGGCGGCCCAGGTCGCCTCGGAGCCTGCCATATCGACGCCGGAGCAGCTGCCCGTGCGGTCGCGTCCCTCCCTCCAGCCCGTGCGCAACGGTGCTGACAAGTCGCTGACCGTCGACCTCACCGCGGAGGACGACACGATGGCCCTGCCGCGGCTCGACTCCCTGGAGCGCAAGCTCAAGGACCTGGAGCAGCAGTTCGGCTGA
- a CDS encoding AlkA N-terminal domain-containing protein encodes MKDEDTGYEAVRSREDTRYEAVRSRDGRFDGEFFFAVGTTGIYCRPSCPAVTPKRENVRFYGTAAAAQGAGFRACRRCRPDAVPGSAEWNVRADAVGRAMRLIGDGVVDREGVAGLAVRLGYSARQVQRQLTAEVGAGPVALARAQRAHTARVLLQTTALPVTEIAFASGFASVRQFNDTVRAVYAMTPSGLRAGAPRRPAGSPTAGIPLRLAHRGPYRSTALFDVLAAEAVTGVEEMTGGRGHRTYRRTLRLPYGTGIAEVDERPSGGRQRVVSPPRRPAAPHPGGWLDARLHLTDPRDLTTAVQRLRRLFDLDADPYAVDERLGEDTRLAPLVAARPGLRSPGAADPEEFAVRALAGREEAERLVRVYGKTLDVPHGTLTHLFPEPAALAGVDGPLGALATALADGTVRLDVGADRDETEAALLALPGLAPRTVAAIRTRALGDPDVAPPDEAVPDAWRPWRSYARQHLRTAGEPATAARRPTRTQAQTLAQAPAQSQKSAQGQGVQP; translated from the coding sequence ATGAAGGACGAGGACACCGGGTACGAGGCCGTGCGCAGCAGGGAGGACACCAGGTACGAGGCCGTGCGCAGCAGGGACGGGCGGTTCGACGGGGAGTTCTTCTTCGCCGTCGGGACGACCGGGATCTACTGTCGGCCGAGCTGCCCGGCGGTGACGCCCAAACGGGAGAACGTCCGCTTCTACGGGACAGCGGCCGCCGCCCAGGGCGCCGGATTCCGGGCCTGCCGACGGTGCAGGCCGGACGCCGTGCCCGGGTCGGCCGAGTGGAACGTGCGCGCGGACGCCGTGGGCCGGGCCATGCGGCTCATCGGGGACGGCGTCGTCGACCGGGAGGGCGTCGCCGGCCTGGCCGTGCGGCTGGGGTACAGCGCACGCCAGGTCCAGCGGCAGCTCACCGCCGAGGTCGGCGCCGGGCCCGTCGCCCTGGCCCGCGCCCAGCGGGCCCACACCGCCCGCGTCCTCCTGCAGACCACCGCCCTCCCGGTCACCGAGATCGCCTTCGCGTCCGGCTTCGCCAGCGTGCGCCAGTTCAACGACACGGTCAGGGCGGTGTACGCCATGACGCCGAGCGGCCTGCGCGCCGGGGCACCCCGGCGCCCGGCCGGCTCGCCGACCGCCGGAATCCCGCTCCGGCTCGCTCACCGGGGCCCGTACCGGTCCACCGCGCTCTTCGACGTCCTCGCGGCCGAGGCCGTCACCGGCGTCGAGGAGATGACCGGCGGGCGCGGCCACCGCACCTACCGGCGCACCCTCCGCCTCCCGTACGGCACCGGAATCGCCGAGGTCGACGAACGGCCGTCGGGCGGGCGGCAGCGTGTGGTGTCGCCCCCGCGCCGACCCGCGGCCCCGCATCCCGGCGGCTGGCTCGACGCCAGGCTCCATCTCACCGACCCCCGGGATCTCACCACCGCCGTGCAGCGGCTGCGGCGGCTGTTCGATCTGGACGCCGATCCTTACGCCGTGGACGAGCGCCTCGGGGAGGACACGCGGCTCGCCCCGCTCGTCGCCGCCAGGCCGGGGCTGCGCTCGCCGGGCGCGGCCGATCCGGAGGAGTTCGCGGTACGGGCGCTCGCGGGCCGCGAGGAGGCGGAACGGCTCGTTCGGGTGTACGGGAAGACTTTGGACGTCCCGCACGGAACGCTGACGCACCTGTTCCCCGAACCGGCCGCGCTGGCCGGTGTGGACGGTCCGCTCGGCGCCCTCGCCACCGCCCTCGCCGACGGCACCGTCCGTCTCGACGTGGGCGCGGACCGGGACGAGACCGAGGCGGCACTGCTCGCACTGCCGGGCCTGGCCCCCCGTACCGTCGCCGCGATCCGCACCCGCGCCCTCGGCGACCCGGACGTGGCACCGCCGGACGAGGCTGTGCCGGACGCCTGGCGGCCATGGCGGTCGTACGCCCGGCAACACCTCAGGACAGCGGGCGAGCCGGCCACGGCCGCACGGCGACCGACACGGACACAGGCACAGACACTCGCGCAAGCACCGGCGCAGTCGCAGAAATCGGCACAGGGACAGGGAGTTCAGCCGTGA
- a CDS encoding ISAzo13 family transposase, whose protein sequence is MSGLNGQRAVLAAKFEAILPHLDERQRRLLIGAEAQSLGHGGIRAVARAAGVREATVSVGVRELDSGQAPLGRIRRPGAGRKRVVDRNPAVREALLALVEPDVRGDPMSPLRWTTKSTRKLAEQLTRQGHRICADTVGDLLREEGFSLQSNAKTMEGKQHPDRDAQFHYLNEQARDHQDGGAPVISVDTKKKELVGPFKNNGREWEPRGEPVRVDTHDFPDRELGRAVPYGIYDVAANTGWVNVGTDHDTAAFAVESIRRWWNGAGKAAYPTAGRLLITADAGGSNGYRTRTWKTELARFAVEAGLTITVCHLPPGTSKWNRIEHRLFSHITMNWRGRPLTSHEVIVESIAATTTKTGLTVHAELDTNAYPTGIQVSDDDIAALPITRHRFHGDWNYTLHPRHPLDATPDNSTSDQAPATRPPGLTQHALQDPELTGMTRQQLSELINALTPALEVQREQVLRTRRGHERLVAPGTGAKAKLTPADRILATVLHLRKLATMDLLGQLFDVTAPTISRAKQEVRPLLEAHGHHINASTARLRTPADVATFLVSDPTRSKVKKTS, encoded by the coding sequence ATGAGCGGGTTGAATGGGCAACGGGCCGTGCTGGCAGCCAAGTTCGAGGCGATTTTGCCGCACCTCGACGAGCGGCAGCGTCGCTTGTTGATAGGGGCGGAGGCCCAGTCCCTCGGCCACGGCGGGATCAGAGCGGTCGCCCGTGCCGCCGGTGTTCGCGAGGCCACTGTGTCTGTCGGAGTGCGGGAACTCGACTCCGGCCAGGCTCCGTTGGGACGTATCCGCCGGCCCGGCGCCGGCCGCAAACGCGTCGTCGACCGCAACCCTGCCGTTCGGGAGGCACTCCTTGCGCTGGTCGAGCCCGACGTCCGCGGAGATCCCATGTCGCCGCTGCGCTGGACCACCAAATCCACCCGCAAGCTCGCCGAGCAACTGACTCGGCAAGGCCACAGGATCTGTGCGGATACGGTGGGCGACCTCCTGCGCGAGGAGGGCTTCAGCCTGCAGAGCAACGCCAAGACCATGGAAGGCAAACAGCACCCCGACCGGGACGCACAGTTCCACTACCTCAACGAACAGGCCCGCGACCACCAGGACGGCGGAGCTCCAGTCATCAGCGTGGACACCAAGAAGAAGGAACTGGTCGGCCCGTTCAAGAACAACGGCCGTGAATGGGAGCCGAGAGGCGAGCCGGTGCGGGTCGACACCCACGACTTTCCCGACCGCGAGCTGGGCAGAGCGGTGCCCTACGGCATCTACGACGTCGCCGCGAACACCGGCTGGGTCAACGTGGGCACCGACCACGACACCGCCGCGTTCGCCGTCGAGTCGATCCGCCGCTGGTGGAACGGCGCCGGGAAAGCCGCCTATCCGACGGCCGGCCGACTGCTGATCACCGCCGATGCGGGCGGCTCCAACGGCTATCGCACCCGCACCTGGAAGACCGAACTCGCCCGGTTCGCCGTCGAGGCCGGCCTGACGATCACTGTCTGCCACCTGCCTCCGGGCACGTCGAAGTGGAACCGGATCGAGCACCGGCTGTTCTCCCACATCACCATGAACTGGCGCGGCAGGCCCCTGACCAGCCACGAAGTCATCGTCGAAAGCATCGCGGCGACCACCACTAAAACCGGCCTGACCGTGCATGCCGAACTCGACACCAACGCCTACCCCACCGGCATCCAGGTCAGCGACGACGACATCGCCGCCCTGCCGATCACCCGGCACCGCTTCCACGGCGACTGGAACTACACCCTGCACCCCCGGCACCCGCTGGACGCGACGCCGGACAACAGCACCTCAGACCAGGCCCCGGCGACCAGACCGCCCGGCCTCACGCAGCACGCGCTGCAGGACCCAGAACTGACCGGCATGACCCGCCAACAGCTCAGCGAACTCATCAACGCGCTCACTCCTGCGCTGGAGGTTCAACGCGAGCAAGTGCTCCGCACACGTCGCGGTCACGAGCGCCTGGTCGCCCCTGGCACTGGTGCCAAAGCCAAGCTCACCCCAGCCGACCGGATCCTGGCCACCGTGCTCCACCTGCGCAAACTCGCGACTATGGACCTCCTCGGGCAGCTCTTCGACGTCACCGCTCCGACCATCAGCCGCGCGAAACAGGAAGTCCGCCCACTCCTGGAAGCACACGGCCACCACATCAACGCCTCAACCGCACGCCTCCGCACACCAGCCGACGTCGCGACCTTCCTCGTTTCCGACCCCACTCGAAGCAAGGTCAAAAAGACGAGTTAA
- a CDS encoding cytochrome P450, which translates to MLYSDAPDHSRLRALISRAFTPRAVETLRAQIFEAVDRIITQAAPTGRMDIVADLARPLPLTIICDLLDVPQQDRPALHAWSEPVAEAIGNSRLDADRNREASQSMTDMLAYFRELLTRPDTRPAPHTLRALVTAQAENTDQDFDELLANCALLLIAGHETTTHFIGNATLALLRHPHAADQLRRRPDLMPAAVEELLRYDAPVQLMLRRARHDLDLAGRTVSEGQTVLLVCGAANRDPEVFPDPHVLDFERPGGRHLAFGHGPHFCLGAALARLEGAIVLEALLTRLPGLRLDGTAPQWQRSLNFRGLTRLDVAFTPPSDDHDSGTRAMPTEDSRGGPGNATPVGTCPVSTGAGGVAGA; encoded by the coding sequence ATGCTCTACAGCGACGCCCCCGACCACTCCCGGCTCCGGGCCCTGATCAGCAGGGCCTTCACTCCCCGGGCGGTGGAGACACTCCGCGCCCAGATCTTCGAAGCCGTCGACCGGATCATCACCCAAGCGGCGCCGACCGGGCGGATGGACATCGTCGCGGACCTCGCCCGACCGCTGCCGCTCACCATCATCTGCGACCTCCTCGACGTACCGCAGCAGGACCGCCCCGCCCTCCACGCCTGGTCCGAGCCGGTCGCCGAAGCCATAGGCAACTCCCGGCTCGACGCCGACCGCAACCGCGAGGCCTCGCAGAGCATGACGGACATGCTCGCCTACTTCCGCGAACTCCTCACCCGCCCCGACACCCGGCCGGCCCCCCACACCCTGCGCGCCCTGGTGACCGCGCAGGCCGAGAACACCGACCAGGACTTCGACGAACTCCTCGCCAACTGCGCCCTGCTCCTGATCGCGGGCCACGAGACCACCACCCACTTCATCGGCAACGCCACACTCGCCCTGCTCCGCCACCCGCACGCGGCCGACCAACTGCGCCGTCGGCCCGATCTGATGCCCGCCGCGGTCGAGGAACTCCTGCGCTACGACGCCCCGGTACAGCTGATGCTGCGCCGGGCGCGACACGATCTGGACCTGGCGGGCCGCACCGTCTCCGAAGGGCAGACGGTGCTCCTGGTGTGCGGCGCGGCCAACCGGGATCCGGAAGTTTTCCCCGATCCGCATGTCCTGGACTTCGAGCGGCCCGGCGGGCGGCACCTGGCGTTCGGACACGGCCCGCATTTCTGCCTCGGTGCCGCGCTGGCCCGGCTGGAAGGCGCGATCGTCCTGGAAGCACTCCTCACCCGGCTCCCCGGCCTACGGCTCGACGGCACCGCGCCGCAGTGGCAGCGCAGCCTCAACTTCCGCGGTCTCACCCGCCTGGACGTCGCCTTCACGCCGCCTTCGGACGATCACGACAGCGGTACGCGGGCCATGCCGACCGAGGATTCCCGAGGCGGCCCCGGCAACGCGACACCGGTCGGGACCTGCCCCGTCAGCACGGGGGCCGGCGGTGTCGCGGGCGCTTGA
- a CDS encoding IS5 family transposase, whose amino-acid sequence MARRKPWEISDELWAVIEPLLPKHERRFRYPGRKRIDDRKTLQGVLFVLYTGVQWEFLPQELGFGSGPTCWRRLAEWQEAGVWEELQRVLLDRLRAADRLDFSRATIDASHVQAKRGRGSPKVGPSPVDRGRPGSKHHVLTDAHGTPLRVSLTGGHRHDVTQLLPLVDGMPPVRGKRGRPRRKPRTLYADRGYDYDVYRHRLRERGITPKIARRGQPHGSGLGRVRWVAESAIAWLHGPRRLRTRWEARDDMHDAFLQLAHCMILARKNPAF is encoded by the coding sequence ATGGCGCGGCGGAAGCCGTGGGAGATCAGCGACGAGTTGTGGGCGGTGATCGAGCCGCTGTTGCCGAAGCATGAGCGGCGGTTCCGGTACCCGGGGCGCAAGCGGATCGATGACCGCAAGACGCTCCAGGGAGTCCTGTTCGTCCTGTACACCGGTGTCCAGTGGGAGTTCCTGCCGCAGGAGTTGGGGTTCGGTTCAGGTCCCACCTGCTGGCGGCGGCTGGCCGAGTGGCAGGAGGCCGGAGTGTGGGAGGAACTGCAGCGGGTGCTGCTGGACCGGTTGCGGGCTGCGGACCGCCTGGACTTCTCCCGCGCCACGATCGACGCCTCGCACGTGCAGGCCAAGCGGGGGCGTGGCAGCCCAAAAGTCGGTCCGAGTCCGGTTGACCGCGGGCGGCCGGGCTCGAAGCATCACGTGCTGACCGACGCGCATGGCACCCCGCTGCGGGTGTCACTGACCGGCGGTCACCGCCACGATGTCACCCAGCTTCTGCCGCTGGTCGACGGGATGCCGCCGGTGCGGGGCAAGCGGGGCCGGCCCCGGCGCAAGCCCCGGACCCTGTATGCCGACCGCGGCTACGACTACGACGTCTACCGCCACCGGCTGCGTGAACGCGGCATCACACCGAAGATCGCCCGGCGCGGACAGCCGCACGGTTCTGGCCTGGGCAGGGTCAGGTGGGTTGCCGAGTCCGCCATCGCCTGGCTCCACGGCCCCCGCCGCTTACGGACCCGCTGGGAAGCCCGAGACGACATGCACGACGCCTTCCTCCAACTCGCCCACTGCATGATCCTCGCCCGCAAGAACCCAGCATTCTGA
- the rsgA gene encoding ribosome small subunit-dependent GTPase A has protein sequence MSFSSLPGSSSSSSHPLVPYGWDAGWEAEFAPYAGQGLLPGRVVRVDRGLCDVVTPAGTVRADTEFVVPRDPMKVVCTGDWVAVDPAGSDPCYVQTLLPRRTAFVRSTSSKRSEGQVLATNIDYVVICVSLAVELDLGRIERFLALAMSGAGGETPLHTQALSWESQARPVVVLTKADLVPDAATLGHLVQDVETVAPGIAVLPVSSALGEGLDVLAAVLSGGTSVLLGQSGAGKSTLANALLGEDVMDVQAIRDVDGKGRHTTTTRNLLVLPGGGVLIDTPGLRGVGLWDAESGVGQVFAEIEEFAADCRFHDCAHLAEPGCAVLAAVESGELSERRLDSYRKLLRENQRIVAKSDARVRADIRREWKRKHAEGRLAMEAKRGGRR, from the coding sequence TTGTCTTTCTCTTCTCTCCCGGGTTCGTCCTCGTCTTCTTCGCATCCGCTCGTGCCGTACGGCTGGGATGCGGGCTGGGAGGCGGAGTTCGCTCCGTATGCCGGGCAGGGTCTGCTGCCCGGTCGTGTCGTCCGGGTCGACCGCGGTCTGTGTGACGTCGTCACCCCGGCCGGTACCGTCCGCGCCGACACCGAGTTCGTCGTGCCCCGTGACCCGATGAAGGTCGTGTGCACGGGGGACTGGGTCGCCGTCGATCCTGCGGGCAGCGACCCGTGCTACGTGCAGACACTCCTCCCGCGCCGGACCGCCTTCGTACGCTCGACCTCGTCCAAGCGCTCCGAGGGCCAGGTCCTGGCCACCAACATCGATTACGTCGTCATCTGTGTGTCGCTCGCGGTCGAACTCGACCTCGGGCGGATCGAACGGTTCCTGGCGCTGGCCATGTCCGGTGCGGGCGGTGAGACACCGCTGCATACGCAGGCACTCTCCTGGGAGTCCCAGGCGCGGCCGGTGGTCGTGCTCACCAAGGCCGACCTGGTGCCGGACGCCGCCACGCTGGGGCATCTGGTCCAGGACGTGGAGACCGTCGCGCCCGGCATCGCCGTGCTGCCGGTCAGTTCCGCGCTCGGTGAGGGCCTCGACGTCCTCGCCGCGGTGCTCTCCGGCGGCACCTCCGTACTGCTCGGGCAGTCCGGCGCAGGCAAGTCGACCCTCGCCAACGCGCTGCTCGGCGAGGACGTCATGGACGTCCAGGCCATCCGCGACGTGGACGGCAAGGGACGGCACACCACGACCACCCGCAACCTCCTCGTCCTGCCCGGCGGCGGAGTCCTCATCGACACACCCGGTCTGCGCGGCGTCGGCCTCTGGGACGCCGAGAGCGGGGTCGGGCAGGTCTTCGCCGAGATCGAGGAGTTCGCCGCGGACTGCCGGTTCCACGACTGCGCGCACCTCGCCGAGCCCGGCTGCGCGGTCCTCGCCGCGGTCGAGTCCGGTGAACTGTCCGAGCGACGGCTCGACAGCTACCGCAAGCTGCTCCGCGAGAACCAGCGGATCGTCGCGAAGAGCGACGCGCGGGTGCGGGCCGACATCCGGAGGGAGTGGAAGCGCAAGCACGCGGAGGGGCGCCTGGCGATGGAGGCCAAGCGGGGCGGCCGGCGCTGA